The Procambarus clarkii isolate CNS0578487 chromosome 66, FALCON_Pclarkii_2.0, whole genome shotgun sequence genome has a window encoding:
- the LOC123769186 gene encoding sorting nexin-25 isoform X1, giving the protein MWGAAVGGLLAACCVSAVWGWGRDGGGLGVVLPFSLVVGGISAMVLGATLTVAAYVMLSAKHQVTVRVPAGISALHALIASVRCDAESSLPTRHGAIISRKIDGAINELIDGFIENDVTPWYATLVNETTPSIEALRSVLWYSVVNINERLARMDHVRFVTGGAVNCLTRHLEQIKIAQAAGEARGERGIFHLVPQLCSPERERNFLRLVAELLISRCLPSEYSRCTPLRTLLKELLACKVFEPMIDRVCDPDWINQRLVSYLRQQHAAEELHRRTYMYAASYEDFITLIHDSTDIHDLEHLGFDNFLELVLASESTDEMLRIRRNIINEIMQATAINNLKKAKGVDLSRESTPQGSGKGDLLQARNLKRYINQLTYAKAQCERRINILNSGKVAIESSAAGGCVGSSDVAPSLSDSFSHSLQNLPGRKILMFQALLESAFARRYFSIYLDEIGQGALISFWSAVQEIRHADKKLHHQLGTEIYYTYLSPHPPPVKVDKPTLRGVEAFLLGNRGPEVLYEIGEEVERTLEERHYTGFLVSSTYHAMLRQAALQGVDFMTECAEEGGTGNTEGSNTEAIEPVQMQLSDHSSYARNKLAHLQERLTNKLLALQALRQCGKADGKVITHLEGEISQLRSDHKLLETHVERTGLWSDNIGRWRVHVQSVQLIEEKDIPHLVLLVHLNSEEIKTLPCQDLCSASALASSTSSLLSSCATLDTPESLVVSSSPAHGWVIVRKLLQLVDLHRKLCQIAPWMKAVELPSVPSKMFGKVADKAHLEKVRVVAQTYFDAVLSDEKLSGSELIYAYLSPSPEHLKQVEIQRKKSKFSFSTFFKGGDGKSDSDEEDLGLIMDGGETSADGGSGDGGKDSIAEPLFSFLEELCELRGVSKWLRKTLISFVQITYGKTITKHVRETVSGMLSESMVLYYMHTVKDDLWPSQDEIQAPHQPRTEEDKLRTRYEAREQFVNNLPVLLCTLVGQQNARRGATKLFTTLQHHALNKNLFYTVLEVLLKELFPELQEHIDKKL; this is encoded by the exons ATGTGGGGTGCAGCTGTCGGAGGGTTGTTAGCTGCTTGCTGCGTGAGTGCAGTATGGGGGTGGGGCAGAGATGGAGGGGGTTTAGGGGTCGTACTCCCCTTCTCTCTGGTTGTTGGAGGCATCTCGGCCATGGTTCTCGGCGCCACACTCACTGTTGCGGCATACGTTATGCTGTCGGCTAAGCACCAGGTTACAGTGCGTGTTCCTGCAGGGATCTCTGCCCTACATGCACTTATTGCG AGTGTCCGCTGCGATGCAGAAAGTTCCCTGCCAACAAGGCATGGAGCCATTATTAGTCGTAAAATTGACGGTGCTATCAATGAGCTAATTGATGGATTCATTGAGAATGATGTAACACCATGGTACGCGACTTTGGTTAATGAAACTACCCCAAGTATTGAAGCTCTTAG GAGCGTCTTGTGGTATAGCGTTGTAAACATTAACGAGAGGCTAGCCCGTATGGATCATGTTCGCTTTGTTACTGGTGGCGCAGTTAATTGTCTTACACGTCACCTTGAACAGATCAAGATTGCTCAAGCTGCTGG AGAAGCTCGAGGCGAAAGGGGTATATTCCACTTGGTTCCTCAATTGTGTTctccagaaagagagagaaactTCCTTCGGCTGGTGGCAGAGCTGCTTATTTCTCGATGTCTCCCATCAGAATACTCTCGATGCACACCATTGCGCACACTTCTTAAGGAACTTTTGGCTTGTAAAG TTTTTGAGCCTATGATTGATCGTGTGTGTGACCCAGATTGGATCAATCAGAGGTTGGTGTCATATCTCCGGCAGCAGCACGCAGCAGAAGAGCTTCACCGCCGCACCTATATGTATGCAGCTAGCTACGAAGATTTTATCACGCTCATTCATGACTCTACTGATATTCATGATCTTGAGCACCTCGG CTTTGACAACTTCTTAGAGTTGGTTTTAGCCTCTGAAAGCACGGACGAAATGCTCAGGATAAg ACGAAACATAATTAATGAAATCATGCAAGCAACTGCCATCAACAATCTGAAGAAAGCCAAAGGAGTGGACCTCAGCCGTGAGAGTACACCTCAGGGATCCGGAAAGGGAGATTTGCTTCAG GCCAGGAATCTGAAGCGTTACATCAACCAGCTGACCTATGCTAAGGCTCAGTGTGAGCGCCGAATAAATATCCTCAACAGTGGAAAGGTAGCAATAGAATCGAGCGCTGCTGGAGGATGTGTTGGCAGTTCTGATGTTGCACCAAGTTTGTCGGACTCATTCTCTCACTCGTTGCAGAATCTCCCAGGAAGGAAG ATTCTCATGTTTCAAGCATTACTGGAGTCTGCGTTTGCACGTCGTTACTTCTCGATATATCTGGATGAGATTGGACAAGGTGCACTCATCAGCTTCTGGTCAGCAGTTCAGGAAATTCGTCATGCAGACAAGAAGCTGCACCACCAGTTAGGAACGGAAATCTACTATACCTACCTCAGCCCCCATCCCCCTCCCGTAAAGGTTGATAAG CCAACACTACGTGGTGTAGAAGCCTTTCTTTTGGGCAACCGAGGCCCTGAAGTTTTGTATGAAATTGGAGAAGAGGTTGAGCGAACGTTAGAAGAGCGCCACTACACTGGTTTCCTGGTGTCGTCAACGTACCATGCAATGCTCCGTCAGGCTGCTCTCCAGGGTGTAGATTTCATGACTGAATGTGCTG AGGAAGGAGGAACAGGAAATACAGAGGGAAGTAACACAGAAGCAATAGAACCTGTGCAAATGCAGCTTTCTGATCATTCCTCTTATGCCAGAAATAAATTGGCACACCTACAGGAAAGACTTACCAATAAGCTCTTG GCACTCCAAGCCTTACGTCAGTGTGGTAAAGCAGATGGAAAAGTAATCACACACTTGGAGGGGGAAATTAGCCAGCTACGCAGTGACCACAAGTTGCTAGAGACTCATGTGGAGAGAACAGGGCTTTGGAGCGATAACATTGGTCGTTGGCGGGTTCATGTTCAAAGTGTCCAG CTCATCGAAGAGAAAGATATCCCGCACCTGGTGTTGTTAGTTCACCTAAATTCTGAAGAGATAAAGACCTTGCCGTGCCAAGATCTTTGCTCGGCATCTGCCTTGGCATCTTCCACCTCATCATTACTGTCATCTTGTGCTACCTTGGATACCCCAGAGTCTTTGGTTGTCAGTTCGAGCCCTGCACATGGCTGGGTTATTGTGAGAAAATTGCTGCAACTTGTAGATCTGCACAGAAAGTTATG TCAAATTGCTCCATGGATGAAAGCAGTGGAACTACCTTCTGTACCAAGTAAAATGTTTGGCAAAGTTGCTGACAAAGCTCATCTAGAAAAAGTGCGTGTCGTGGCACAGACGTATTTTGATGCAGTTTTAAGTGACGAGAAACTCTCTGGCTCGGAACTTATATATGCTTACTTGTCGCCATCCCCAGAACATTTAAAGCAAGTAGAAATACAACGAAAGAAATCAAAATTCTCATTTTCTACGTTCTTTAAAGG AGGTGATGGCAAGAGTGACAGTGATGAGGAAGACTTAGGGTTGATAATGGATGGTGGAGAGACATCAGCCGATGGAGGGAGTGGCGATGGTGGGAAGGACTCGATAGCAGAACCTCTCTTTTCGTTCCTAGAGGAACTTTGTGAGCTTAGGGGTGTCAGCAAATGGCTTAGAAAAACTTTGATTTCCTTCGTTCAAATCACATATGGGAAAACAATCACTAA ACATGTACGGGAAACGGTATCTGGCATGCTCAGTGAATCAATGGTACTGTACTACATGCACACGGTTAAAGACGATCTTTGGCCCTCGCAAGATG
- the LOC123769186 gene encoding sorting nexin-25 isoform X2, with protein sequence MWGAAVGGLLAACCVSAVWGWGRDGGGLGVVLPFSLVVGGISAMVLGATLTVAAYVMLSAKHQVTVRVPAGISALHALIASVRCDAESSLPTRHGAIISRKIDGAINELIDGFIENDVTPWYATLVNETTPSIEALRSVLWYSVVNINERLARMDHVRFVTGGAVNCLTRHLEQIKIAQAAGEARGERGIFHLVPQLCSPERERNFLRLVAELLISRCLPSEYSRCTPLRTLLKELLACKVFEPMIDRVCDPDWINQRLVSYLRQQHAAEELHRRTYMYAASYEDFITLIHDSTDIHDLEHLGRNIINEIMQATAINNLKKAKGVDLSRESTPQGSGKGDLLQARNLKRYINQLTYAKAQCERRINILNSGKVAIESSAAGGCVGSSDVAPSLSDSFSHSLQNLPGRKILMFQALLESAFARRYFSIYLDEIGQGALISFWSAVQEIRHADKKLHHQLGTEIYYTYLSPHPPPVKVDKPTLRGVEAFLLGNRGPEVLYEIGEEVERTLEERHYTGFLVSSTYHAMLRQAALQGVDFMTECAEEGGTGNTEGSNTEAIEPVQMQLSDHSSYARNKLAHLQERLTNKLLALQALRQCGKADGKVITHLEGEISQLRSDHKLLETHVERTGLWSDNIGRWRVHVQSVQLIEEKDIPHLVLLVHLNSEEIKTLPCQDLCSASALASSTSSLLSSCATLDTPESLVVSSSPAHGWVIVRKLLQLVDLHRKLCQIAPWMKAVELPSVPSKMFGKVADKAHLEKVRVVAQTYFDAVLSDEKLSGSELIYAYLSPSPEHLKQVEIQRKKSKFSFSTFFKGGDGKSDSDEEDLGLIMDGGETSADGGSGDGGKDSIAEPLFSFLEELCELRGVSKWLRKTLISFVQITYGKTITKHVRETVSGMLSESMVLYYMHTVKDDLWPSQDEIQAPHQPRTEEDKLRTRYEAREQFVNNLPVLLCTLVGQQNARRGATKLFTTLQHHALNKNLFYTVLEVLLKELFPELQEHIDKKL encoded by the exons ATGTGGGGTGCAGCTGTCGGAGGGTTGTTAGCTGCTTGCTGCGTGAGTGCAGTATGGGGGTGGGGCAGAGATGGAGGGGGTTTAGGGGTCGTACTCCCCTTCTCTCTGGTTGTTGGAGGCATCTCGGCCATGGTTCTCGGCGCCACACTCACTGTTGCGGCATACGTTATGCTGTCGGCTAAGCACCAGGTTACAGTGCGTGTTCCTGCAGGGATCTCTGCCCTACATGCACTTATTGCG AGTGTCCGCTGCGATGCAGAAAGTTCCCTGCCAACAAGGCATGGAGCCATTATTAGTCGTAAAATTGACGGTGCTATCAATGAGCTAATTGATGGATTCATTGAGAATGATGTAACACCATGGTACGCGACTTTGGTTAATGAAACTACCCCAAGTATTGAAGCTCTTAG GAGCGTCTTGTGGTATAGCGTTGTAAACATTAACGAGAGGCTAGCCCGTATGGATCATGTTCGCTTTGTTACTGGTGGCGCAGTTAATTGTCTTACACGTCACCTTGAACAGATCAAGATTGCTCAAGCTGCTGG AGAAGCTCGAGGCGAAAGGGGTATATTCCACTTGGTTCCTCAATTGTGTTctccagaaagagagagaaactTCCTTCGGCTGGTGGCAGAGCTGCTTATTTCTCGATGTCTCCCATCAGAATACTCTCGATGCACACCATTGCGCACACTTCTTAAGGAACTTTTGGCTTGTAAAG TTTTTGAGCCTATGATTGATCGTGTGTGTGACCCAGATTGGATCAATCAGAGGTTGGTGTCATATCTCCGGCAGCAGCACGCAGCAGAAGAGCTTCACCGCCGCACCTATATGTATGCAGCTAGCTACGAAGATTTTATCACGCTCATTCATGACTCTACTGATATTCATGATCTTGAGCACCTCGG ACGAAACATAATTAATGAAATCATGCAAGCAACTGCCATCAACAATCTGAAGAAAGCCAAAGGAGTGGACCTCAGCCGTGAGAGTACACCTCAGGGATCCGGAAAGGGAGATTTGCTTCAG GCCAGGAATCTGAAGCGTTACATCAACCAGCTGACCTATGCTAAGGCTCAGTGTGAGCGCCGAATAAATATCCTCAACAGTGGAAAGGTAGCAATAGAATCGAGCGCTGCTGGAGGATGTGTTGGCAGTTCTGATGTTGCACCAAGTTTGTCGGACTCATTCTCTCACTCGTTGCAGAATCTCCCAGGAAGGAAG ATTCTCATGTTTCAAGCATTACTGGAGTCTGCGTTTGCACGTCGTTACTTCTCGATATATCTGGATGAGATTGGACAAGGTGCACTCATCAGCTTCTGGTCAGCAGTTCAGGAAATTCGTCATGCAGACAAGAAGCTGCACCACCAGTTAGGAACGGAAATCTACTATACCTACCTCAGCCCCCATCCCCCTCCCGTAAAGGTTGATAAG CCAACACTACGTGGTGTAGAAGCCTTTCTTTTGGGCAACCGAGGCCCTGAAGTTTTGTATGAAATTGGAGAAGAGGTTGAGCGAACGTTAGAAGAGCGCCACTACACTGGTTTCCTGGTGTCGTCAACGTACCATGCAATGCTCCGTCAGGCTGCTCTCCAGGGTGTAGATTTCATGACTGAATGTGCTG AGGAAGGAGGAACAGGAAATACAGAGGGAAGTAACACAGAAGCAATAGAACCTGTGCAAATGCAGCTTTCTGATCATTCCTCTTATGCCAGAAATAAATTGGCACACCTACAGGAAAGACTTACCAATAAGCTCTTG GCACTCCAAGCCTTACGTCAGTGTGGTAAAGCAGATGGAAAAGTAATCACACACTTGGAGGGGGAAATTAGCCAGCTACGCAGTGACCACAAGTTGCTAGAGACTCATGTGGAGAGAACAGGGCTTTGGAGCGATAACATTGGTCGTTGGCGGGTTCATGTTCAAAGTGTCCAG CTCATCGAAGAGAAAGATATCCCGCACCTGGTGTTGTTAGTTCACCTAAATTCTGAAGAGATAAAGACCTTGCCGTGCCAAGATCTTTGCTCGGCATCTGCCTTGGCATCTTCCACCTCATCATTACTGTCATCTTGTGCTACCTTGGATACCCCAGAGTCTTTGGTTGTCAGTTCGAGCCCTGCACATGGCTGGGTTATTGTGAGAAAATTGCTGCAACTTGTAGATCTGCACAGAAAGTTATG TCAAATTGCTCCATGGATGAAAGCAGTGGAACTACCTTCTGTACCAAGTAAAATGTTTGGCAAAGTTGCTGACAAAGCTCATCTAGAAAAAGTGCGTGTCGTGGCACAGACGTATTTTGATGCAGTTTTAAGTGACGAGAAACTCTCTGGCTCGGAACTTATATATGCTTACTTGTCGCCATCCCCAGAACATTTAAAGCAAGTAGAAATACAACGAAAGAAATCAAAATTCTCATTTTCTACGTTCTTTAAAGG AGGTGATGGCAAGAGTGACAGTGATGAGGAAGACTTAGGGTTGATAATGGATGGTGGAGAGACATCAGCCGATGGAGGGAGTGGCGATGGTGGGAAGGACTCGATAGCAGAACCTCTCTTTTCGTTCCTAGAGGAACTTTGTGAGCTTAGGGGTGTCAGCAAATGGCTTAGAAAAACTTTGATTTCCTTCGTTCAAATCACATATGGGAAAACAATCACTAA ACATGTACGGGAAACGGTATCTGGCATGCTCAGTGAATCAATGGTACTGTACTACATGCACACGGTTAAAGACGATCTTTGGCCCTCGCAAGATG